A single window of Rhizobium indicum DNA harbors:
- a CDS encoding alpha/beta fold hydrolase — MRGTAIGILTFFSMLLAVTGAQSAERWAELPAFPSMPVAKTSGMAEVNDIKMYYAEYGEGDPILFIHGGLGNAEVWGHQVADFAKDHLVIVADSRGHGRSTRSQQPFGYDLMTSDYVALLDYLKIDKVTLVGWSDGGIIGINMAMKHPEKLTRVIAQAANVTTDGVKADVMDNKTFNDYINVAGEQYRKLSPTPNEYDAFVKQISEMWATQPAWTAADLGKISVPVTLAIGDHDEAVKLDHTEMMAKQIPGAKLVILKDVSHFAMLQDPAAYDGMIRGAMAGR, encoded by the coding sequence ATGCGTGGAACTGCTATCGGAATCCTGACGTTCTTTTCGATGTTGCTTGCCGTCACCGGCGCTCAATCCGCCGAGCGCTGGGCCGAGCTTCCGGCCTTTCCTTCGATGCCGGTGGCAAAGACGAGCGGCATGGCCGAGGTGAACGACATCAAGATGTATTACGCCGAATACGGCGAAGGCGACCCGATCCTCTTCATCCATGGCGGTCTTGGAAATGCCGAGGTCTGGGGTCACCAGGTCGCCGATTTTGCCAAGGATCATCTGGTCATCGTTGCCGACAGCCGCGGACATGGGCGCTCGACGCGCAGCCAGCAGCCCTTCGGTTATGATCTGATGACATCGGATTATGTGGCACTTCTTGACTATCTGAAGATCGACAAGGTGACGCTTGTCGGATGGTCGGACGGCGGCATCATCGGCATCAACATGGCGATGAAACACCCAGAAAAATTGACCCGCGTCATTGCCCAGGCAGCCAACGTCACAACAGACGGCGTCAAGGCTGACGTCATGGACAATAAGACCTTCAACGACTACATCAACGTCGCCGGGGAGCAGTACCGGAAGCTTTCGCCGACGCCGAACGAATATGACGCCTTCGTCAAGCAGATCTCCGAAATGTGGGCAACCCAGCCGGCCTGGACGGCCGCCGATCTTGGCAAGATCTCGGTGCCGGTCACACTTGCCATCGGCGATCATGATGAAGCCGTAAAGCTCGACCATACGGAAATGATGGCAAAACAGATTCCGGGCGCCAAACTCGTCATCCTGAAAGATGTGAGCCATTTCGCCATGCTGCAGGATCCTGCAGCCTATGACGGGATGATCCGGGGCGCCATGGCGGGCCGTTGA
- the rpsO gene encoding 30S ribosomal protein S15, translating to MSITAERKSALIKEYATVEGDTGSPEVQVAILTERINNLTEHFKDHKKDNHSRRGLLTMVSSRRSLLDYLKKKDEGRYSKLITSLGIRR from the coding sequence ATGTCGATCACTGCTGAGCGCAAGTCTGCGCTGATCAAGGAATATGCGACCGTTGAAGGCGATACCGGTTCTCCGGAAGTCCAGGTCGCGATCTTGACCGAACGCATCAACAACCTGACCGAACACTTCAAGGACCACAAGAAGGATAACCATTCCCGCCGTGGCCTGCTGACGATGGTTTCGAGCCGCCGCTCGCTTCTTGATTATCTCAAGAAGAAGGATGAAGGCCGCTATTCCAAGCTGATCACCAGCCTGGGTATCCGCCGCTAA